One genomic segment of Trichococcus shcherbakoviae includes these proteins:
- a CDS encoding IS110 family transposase produces the protein MEVMVIHCCGLDVHQKSITACVLVGKLTSSRPKKTQKTFGTTTFDLRSLSEWLKELEVSHVLMESTGQYWKPVWNILEPEDFHLILANPQHIKNVPGRKTDMKDAEWIALLGRCGLVNASYVPDKETQELRYLTRQRSSVKQEKTKRVNEIHNILQRANIKLTSYLSNIFGKTGKALLTLFINGEKITEEVVAREIHGKVKASIAELVRAMDGCLSKCDRAFLNLHLQTILRLEEEISELNQLIDEYTEKFSDVYLRLIEIPGISKLTAEVILAEIGCTVNAFQTAENLASWAGLCPGNYESAGIKKRSNATKGNKYLKVALCRAGISAGRSKSGTFHSFFVKLSQRMPKAKAAVATAHKLLRIVYVLLKTGQRYDELIINKEKGSITTGMA, from the coding sequence ATGGAAGTAATGGTGATTCATTGCTGTGGATTGGATGTTCATCAAAAATCTATCACAGCCTGTGTGCTCGTTGGAAAACTTACTTCAAGTCGTCCCAAAAAGACCCAAAAAACATTTGGCACAACCACTTTTGACCTACGGTCTCTTTCCGAATGGCTGAAAGAGCTGGAAGTGTCGCATGTGCTGATGGAAAGTACAGGACAGTATTGGAAACCAGTCTGGAACATATTGGAACCCGAAGATTTTCACCTGATTTTAGCCAACCCACAACACATAAAAAATGTACCTGGAAGAAAAACAGATATGAAAGATGCGGAGTGGATAGCGCTATTAGGTCGCTGTGGCTTGGTTAATGCCAGCTACGTTCCTGATAAAGAAACACAGGAATTGCGTTATTTAACAAGGCAGCGGTCTTCAGTAAAGCAAGAAAAAACGAAGCGCGTTAATGAAATCCATAATATTTTGCAGAGAGCCAATATAAAGTTGACCAGCTATTTGTCCAATATCTTTGGAAAAACAGGTAAGGCTCTTTTGACTTTGTTTATCAATGGTGAAAAAATTACTGAAGAAGTAGTTGCAAGAGAAATCCACGGAAAAGTCAAAGCGAGTATAGCAGAGCTCGTTAGAGCGATGGATGGTTGTTTAAGCAAATGTGATCGGGCTTTTTTAAACTTGCATCTTCAGACAATCCTTCGCTTAGAGGAAGAGATTTCAGAGCTAAACCAACTAATTGATGAATACACTGAAAAATTTTCAGATGTATATCTCCGGCTCATAGAAATCCCTGGAATTAGTAAACTAACAGCAGAAGTTATACTCGCTGAAATAGGTTGTACAGTGAATGCTTTTCAAACAGCAGAGAATCTAGCTTCTTGGGCAGGCTTATGTCCAGGTAATTACGAAAGCGCAGGCATAAAGAAGCGATCGAATGCCACGAAAGGAAATAAATATTTGAAAGTAGCGCTGTGTCGAGCGGGAATCAGCGCCGGACGTTCAAAATCCGGAACCTTTCATTCGTTCTTCGTGAAGCTATCTCAACGTATGCCGAAGGCAAAGGCCGCTGTTGCAACAGCGCATAAATTATTAAGGATTGTCTATGTTCTTCTAAAGACGGGACAAAGATATGACGAGTTAATTATAAACAAAGAAAAAGGATCTATAACCACGGGAATGGCATAG
- a CDS encoding SprT family protein, translating to MNEQELQRLVEHISITIFRKPFRHRASFNRRLKTTGGRYHLGSHDLDFNPLVLELHGMEELEKVVKHELCHYHLHLEGRGYQHRDADFLNLLKASGGSRFVKDLRQAGIVAPPKWLYSCSACGQMYPRKRRIDLKKYVCGKCKGKLKITG from the coding sequence ATGAACGAACAAGAACTGCAACGGTTGGTGGAACACATTTCGATTACCATTTTCCGGAAACCGTTCCGCCACCGCGCCAGTTTTAACCGCCGCCTCAAGACGACAGGCGGGCGCTACCACCTGGGAAGCCACGATTTGGATTTCAATCCGTTGGTGCTGGAGTTGCACGGAATGGAAGAACTGGAGAAGGTTGTCAAACACGAACTCTGCCACTACCACTTGCATCTGGAAGGCCGGGGCTACCAGCATCGGGATGCCGATTTCCTGAACTTGCTGAAGGCGAGCGGGGGGAGCCGGTTCGTAAAGGACCTGCGCCAGGCTGGAATTGTTGCGCCGCCGAAATGGCTTTACAGTTGCAGTGCCTGCGGACAGATGTATCCGAGGAAAAGAAGGATCGATCTGAAGAAGTATGTCTGCGGTAAGTGCAAGGGGAAGCTGAAGATAACGGGTTAA
- a CDS encoding Tex family protein, giving the protein MTETAQQIVLDLVKAELNQFRPAQIEKVLQLLEEGNTVPFIARYRKEVTGSLDEVEIRQIEERHQYATNLHKRKEEVIRIIEEQGKLTPKLKADIERAEKMQRVEDLYRPYKQKRRTKAAIAREKGLAPFAEWLLSGPMNGSVETKAKEFLNEEMELSTIEDVLAGAHEIIAEIVSDEPAYREHIREFTRKNGQVVSTVKDAESDEKGVFEMYYDFSQGVATAVPHRILAMNRGEKTGILKVSIAVDEEKIFAYLAKKVVKNPNSIAASYVKAAYEDSYRRFIGPAIERELRNELTEAADAQAIDVFGDNLRNLLLQPPLKGKVVLGLDPAYRTGCKLAIVDATGKVLAKSVIYPHKPANQEKRAAAGPAFRKMLQDYKVEMVAIGNGTASRESELFVSEQIKQVPNTVYYAIVNEAGASVYSASDIAREEFPDFQVEERSAVSIARRLQDPLAELVKIDPKSVGVGQYQHDVSQKQLGERLDFVVETAVNQVGVNLNTASAPLLQHVAGLNKTIANNIVTLREENGAFDSRQQLKKVPRLGPKAFEQSVGFMRIAGGKNILDNTDIHPESYPAAKEVLALAGLSLKDIGTEQAREALGALDRTKAREATGLGKETLQDIIAGLTKPGRDPRDDIAQPLLRQDVLSMEDLKPGMELQGTVRNVVDFGAFVDIGVKQDGMVHISKLSNRFVKHPSDVVAVGDIVTVWVDHVDTNKGRVALTMLPQK; this is encoded by the coding sequence ATGACAGAAACAGCACAACAAATCGTTTTGGACTTGGTGAAAGCCGAACTTAACCAATTCAGACCCGCACAGATCGAAAAAGTACTGCAACTATTGGAAGAGGGCAATACCGTCCCGTTCATCGCACGCTACCGGAAGGAAGTTACGGGCTCGCTTGATGAGGTAGAAATCCGCCAAATCGAAGAGCGCCACCAGTACGCTACGAACCTGCACAAGCGCAAGGAAGAAGTCATCCGCATCATCGAGGAACAAGGCAAGCTGACGCCGAAGCTCAAAGCGGATATCGAACGCGCCGAAAAGATGCAACGCGTCGAAGACCTGTACCGTCCCTATAAACAGAAGCGCCGCACGAAAGCCGCAATCGCCCGCGAAAAAGGACTGGCTCCGTTTGCCGAGTGGCTATTAAGCGGTCCAATGAACGGATCCGTAGAGACGAAAGCCAAGGAATTCCTTAATGAAGAAATGGAACTTTCTACTATAGAAGACGTTTTGGCAGGAGCCCATGAAATCATCGCCGAAATCGTCAGCGACGAGCCAGCGTACCGCGAACACATCCGCGAGTTCACGCGCAAAAACGGCCAGGTCGTCAGCACGGTGAAGGATGCCGAAAGCGATGAGAAGGGTGTCTTCGAGATGTACTATGATTTTTCCCAGGGTGTGGCCACGGCCGTACCGCACCGCATCCTGGCCATGAACCGCGGCGAAAAAACCGGCATCCTGAAGGTTTCAATCGCGGTCGATGAGGAGAAAATCTTCGCTTACTTGGCGAAAAAGGTAGTGAAGAACCCGAACAGCATTGCCGCATCATACGTGAAAGCCGCCTATGAAGACAGCTACCGCCGTTTCATCGGACCGGCTATCGAACGCGAACTGCGCAATGAATTGACTGAAGCCGCCGACGCGCAAGCGATCGATGTATTCGGCGACAACCTGCGCAACCTGTTGCTGCAGCCGCCTTTGAAAGGCAAAGTGGTGCTTGGTTTGGATCCGGCTTACCGTACCGGCTGCAAGTTGGCGATCGTCGATGCGACCGGTAAAGTATTGGCGAAGAGCGTTATTTATCCGCACAAACCAGCCAACCAGGAAAAACGCGCTGCTGCCGGTCCGGCTTTCCGCAAAATGCTTCAGGACTACAAAGTCGAAATGGTCGCCATCGGGAACGGAACCGCTAGCCGCGAATCCGAACTGTTCGTATCCGAGCAGATCAAGCAAGTGCCGAATACGGTCTACTACGCTATCGTCAATGAAGCGGGCGCTTCGGTTTATTCCGCCAGCGATATCGCCCGCGAAGAATTTCCTGATTTCCAGGTCGAAGAACGAAGTGCCGTCAGCATCGCGCGCCGCCTGCAGGATCCGTTGGCCGAATTGGTGAAGATCGATCCGAAATCGGTCGGCGTCGGCCAATACCAGCATGACGTTTCCCAAAAACAGTTGGGCGAACGCTTGGACTTCGTCGTCGAAACCGCCGTGAACCAAGTCGGCGTCAACCTGAACACGGCCAGTGCGCCATTGCTGCAGCACGTTGCCGGCCTGAACAAAACCATCGCCAACAACATTGTCACTTTACGTGAAGAGAATGGCGCCTTCGACAGCCGCCAACAATTGAAGAAAGTGCCGCGTCTCGGCCCGAAAGCTTTCGAACAATCGGTCGGCTTCATGCGCATCGCCGGGGGCAAGAACATCCTTGACAACACCGATATTCATCCCGAATCCTATCCGGCCGCCAAAGAAGTGCTGGCACTGGCTGGGCTTAGCCTGAAGGACATCGGAACCGAACAAGCCCGCGAAGCGCTGGGAGCGTTGGATCGCACCAAAGCCCGCGAAGCAACCGGACTCGGTAAGGAAACGCTGCAGGACATCATCGCCGGTTTGACGAAACCGGGCCGCGATCCGCGCGATGACATCGCCCAACCATTGCTGCGCCAGGATGTTCTCTCGATGGAAGACCTGAAGCCGGGCATGGAACTGCAAGGGACCGTCCGCAACGTCGTCGACTTCGGCGCCTTCGTCGATATCGGCGTCAAACAGGACGGCATGGTCCACATCTCCAAACTCAGCAACCGCTTCGTCAAGCACCCTTCCGATGTGGTCGCGGTCGGCGATATCGTGACCGTTTGGGTCGATCATGTCGACACGAACAAAGGCCGCGTTGCCCTGACGATGCTGCCACAAAAATAA
- a CDS encoding metallophosphoesterase family protein, with amino-acid sequence MIVKDEVFVVGDVHGEITLLKKLLEKWDREKQQLIFIGDLGDRGENSKACFLLAKELVEKQGAIYLKGNHEGILLNFIAKPEEFAGNYFLNGGLGSLESFLHEHINEEYSPTEIALMMKHYYKDLLAFLTELPLYYEWEQYVFVHAGVDLSKKDWHDSTEEDFLWIREPFHKKKNRTGKTIVFGHTPTFYLHGDNDRSDLWISDDKIGIDGGAVYGGSLHGVVFDKNGLKEDHIIKK; translated from the coding sequence ATGATTGTGAAAGACGAAGTGTTTGTGGTGGGCGATGTCCATGGGGAGATCACCTTACTGAAGAAATTATTGGAAAAGTGGGACCGGGAGAAGCAACAGTTGATTTTTATCGGTGATTTGGGGGACCGCGGCGAAAATTCGAAAGCTTGTTTTCTGCTGGCGAAGGAGCTTGTGGAAAAACAAGGTGCGATCTATCTGAAGGGCAATCATGAGGGCATCCTGCTGAATTTCATCGCAAAGCCGGAGGAATTCGCAGGCAATTATTTCCTGAACGGCGGGTTGGGTTCCTTGGAAAGTTTCCTGCATGAGCACATCAACGAGGAGTATTCGCCTACCGAAATCGCGCTGATGATGAAACACTATTACAAGGATCTGCTCGCTTTTTTGACCGAGCTTCCTTTGTACTACGAATGGGAACAGTACGTTTTTGTCCATGCCGGTGTTGATCTGAGCAAAAAAGATTGGCACGACAGCACCGAGGAGGACTTTCTCTGGATCCGCGAACCATTCCACAAAAAGAAGAACCGCACCGGGAAAACAATCGTATTCGGGCATACCCCGACCTTTTACCTGCATGGTGACAATGACCGTTCGGATCTTTGGATTTCGGACGACAAAATCGGCATCGATGGCGGAGCCGTCTACGGCGGTTCGCTGCATGGCGTTGTGTTTGACAAAAACGGTCTGAAAGAGGACCATATTATAAAGAAATGA
- a CDS encoding NCS2 family permease, which produces MENFFKLKEHGTTVSTEVVAGITTFFAMSYIIFVNPAILSLSGMPSQAVFLATIISAAVSTLVMGLFANVPYALAPGMGLNAFFTFTVVFSLGFTWQQALAMVFICGMVNVLITVTKIRKMIIKSIPESLQHAISGGIGIFIAYIGIKNAGFLEFTSDAGSITAINGAPYDATAETFTGGVGSVITGGGIVPALVNFTQMPALLALIGLVITAVLMVKNVRGAILIGIVATTLLGIPMGVVDISTASLQANSLATAISELGVTFGAAFGSEGLLSLFSDVSQLPLVLMTIFAFSLSDTFDTIGTFIGTGRRTGIFSAEDEKALEEGSGFSSKMDKALFADSVGTVIGSIFGTSNTTTYVESAAGIGAGGRTGLTAVVVAGMFIISAFFAPLIGVVPAAATAPALILVGILMMGSFTEINWHDLEDAIPAFFASIFMGLSYSISYGIAAGFFFYCIVKVVKGKSYEIHPIVWFSSALFLANFIILALL; this is translated from the coding sequence ATGGAAAATTTCTTTAAACTCAAAGAACACGGAACAACAGTTTCCACAGAAGTTGTTGCGGGGATCACAACTTTCTTCGCAATGTCGTATATCATTTTCGTCAATCCGGCAATCCTTTCTTTATCTGGGATGCCTAGCCAAGCAGTCTTCTTGGCAACAATCATTTCCGCTGCAGTCAGCACTTTGGTGATGGGCCTTTTCGCAAACGTACCTTATGCTTTGGCACCGGGTATGGGCTTGAACGCCTTCTTCACTTTCACTGTCGTCTTCTCACTTGGTTTCACTTGGCAACAAGCTTTGGCCATGGTATTCATCTGTGGGATGGTCAACGTTCTGATCACAGTAACAAAAATCAGAAAAATGATCATCAAATCGATCCCTGAAAGCCTGCAGCACGCAATCAGCGGCGGTATCGGCATCTTCATCGCTTATATCGGGATCAAAAACGCCGGCTTCTTGGAATTCACTTCCGACGCTGGCTCCATCACTGCAATCAACGGCGCTCCTTATGACGCAACAGCTGAGACTTTCACTGGCGGAGTAGGATCAGTCATAACTGGCGGCGGCATCGTCCCTGCCTTGGTTAATTTCACGCAAATGCCTGCATTATTGGCTTTGATTGGTTTGGTCATTACAGCTGTACTGATGGTCAAAAATGTCCGCGGCGCCATCCTTATCGGTATCGTTGCCACTACTCTTTTGGGTATCCCGATGGGTGTTGTTGATATTTCAACAGCAAGCCTGCAAGCAAACTCGCTTGCAACAGCTATTTCCGAATTAGGGGTAACATTCGGTGCTGCATTCGGTTCAGAAGGTCTTTTGTCCTTGTTCTCCGATGTTTCCCAACTGCCATTAGTATTGATGACCATCTTCGCATTCAGCCTTTCCGATACTTTCGACACAATCGGTACATTCATCGGAACTGGCCGTCGTACTGGTATCTTCTCTGCAGAAGATGAAAAAGCGCTTGAAGAAGGATCCGGATTCAGTTCGAAAATGGATAAAGCTTTGTTCGCCGATTCAGTCGGTACGGTAATCGGTTCGATCTTCGGTACATCCAATACTACTACTTACGTTGAGAGTGCTGCCGGTATCGGTGCTGGCGGACGTACTGGTTTGACTGCGGTTGTTGTTGCCGGCATGTTCATCATCAGCGCATTCTTCGCACCGCTGATCGGTGTTGTTCCCGCTGCTGCAACAGCTCCTGCTTTGATCCTCGTCGGTATTTTGATGATGGGATCATTCACAGAAATCAACTGGCATGATCTGGAAGATGCGATCCCTGCTTTCTTCGCATCCATCTTCATGGGTCTTTCTTACAGCATTTCCTACGGTATCGCAGCCGGCTTCTTCTTCTACTGCATCGTGAAAGTCGTAAAAGGAAAGTCGTACGAAATCCACCCGATCGTGTGGTTCTCTTCGGCTTTATTCTTGGCCAACTTCATCATTTTGGCATTGCTTTAA
- a CDS encoding cation-translocating P-type ATPase — MSKEQLNKAFFAQTEEEVLAELNSTRGGLTNEEAAKRLAEYGENVLEAGEKRTTLQKFLDQFKDFMILVLLAAAIISGTIGHEIADAIIILAVVIINAFLGVFQENKAEEAIEALKKMASPLANVKRGGEVIQVKSELLVPGDIIVLEAGDVVPADIRLYDVNSLKVEEAALTGESVPVEKDLRDVETDAALGDRKNMAFSSTNVTYGRAEGVVVLTGMNTEVGHIANMLQNAEEKKTPLQINQDQMGKSLTILILVIAVLMFIIGFGFNGRPWLDMLMVSISVAVAAIPEGLPAITTIILALGTQKMASRNALVRKLPAVETLGGTEVICSDKTGTLTQNKMTIEKVYYDGQVHDADENIDLELPVMKIMNLANDTKIAHDKSLIGDPTETAMVQYGLEKGFDLSAKLVDMPRVAEVPFESDRKLMSTIHPEGNQFMIATKGAPDELLKRCTHIIKAGVISPITEADRNAILDTNHSLAIQALRVLAMAFKNVAAVPAKMTTEAVETDLVFAGLIGMIDPERPEAKEAIAQAQKAGIRTVMITGDHRDTASAIATRLGILNENSSAKAVITGAELNDISDDDFLRTVQNYSVYARVSPEHKVRIVKAWQDQGKVVAMTGDGVNDAPSLKQADIGIGMGITGTEVSKGASDMVLADDNFATIVHAVEEGRKVFANIQKAVQYLLSANLGEVLTLFIATVLGWQILEPIHLLWINLVTDVFPAIALGLEEAEKDVMEQAPRGRSSNFFSNGVFASMIYQGIYEGGITLFVFWLATGYYGFELHIGEAMAFLTLGFIQLSHAFNCKSVFKSLFSVNPFGNKMFNYAILLSLALMLMVAFTPGLNRIFGIYDMTGQQWMIVVAAALSVIPFVEIMKAILRAVGYDKKVNQIKE; from the coding sequence GTGTCAAAAGAACAACTGAATAAAGCGTTCTTCGCGCAAACGGAAGAGGAAGTCTTAGCAGAACTTAATTCGACCAGAGGTGGACTTACTAACGAGGAAGCCGCGAAGAGATTGGCTGAGTATGGCGAGAACGTACTAGAAGCAGGTGAAAAACGCACCACTTTACAAAAATTCTTGGATCAATTCAAGGACTTCATGATTCTCGTTCTATTGGCTGCAGCTATCATATCTGGTACTATCGGTCATGAAATCGCTGATGCTATCATCATCTTAGCTGTTGTTATCATCAACGCATTCCTAGGTGTCTTCCAAGAAAACAAGGCAGAAGAAGCGATCGAAGCTTTGAAGAAAATGGCTTCACCACTCGCTAACGTAAAACGTGGCGGAGAAGTCATCCAAGTCAAGTCCGAATTACTTGTGCCTGGTGACATCATCGTTTTGGAAGCCGGAGATGTTGTTCCTGCAGATATCCGCCTTTACGATGTAAATTCGCTTAAAGTTGAAGAAGCTGCCTTGACTGGTGAGTCTGTACCGGTCGAAAAAGACTTGCGCGACGTTGAAACCGATGCTGCTTTGGGTGACCGCAAGAACATGGCGTTCTCAAGTACAAACGTAACTTATGGCCGCGCTGAAGGTGTCGTCGTCCTTACAGGGATGAACACAGAAGTCGGACATATCGCGAACATGCTGCAAAACGCTGAAGAGAAGAAAACCCCATTACAGATCAACCAAGATCAAATGGGTAAATCTTTGACTATTCTGATTTTGGTCATCGCTGTATTGATGTTCATCATCGGCTTCGGTTTCAATGGCCGTCCTTGGTTGGATATGTTGATGGTTTCCATCTCCGTAGCCGTTGCCGCTATTCCTGAAGGTTTGCCCGCCATCACGACAATCATCTTGGCATTGGGTACGCAAAAAATGGCAAGCAGAAATGCGCTTGTCCGCAAATTACCTGCTGTTGAAACATTGGGTGGTACTGAAGTCATCTGTTCCGACAAAACCGGTACATTGACTCAAAACAAAATGACGATCGAAAAAGTTTACTACGATGGCCAAGTCCACGATGCCGATGAAAACATCGACTTGGAATTGCCTGTCATGAAGATCATGAACTTGGCGAATGACACAAAAATTGCTCATGACAAATCATTGATCGGTGACCCTACTGAAACAGCAATGGTTCAATATGGTTTGGAAAAAGGTTTTGACCTTTCCGCTAAATTGGTTGACATGCCGCGTGTTGCTGAGGTTCCTTTTGAATCCGATCGTAAATTGATGTCAACGATCCACCCTGAAGGCAACCAATTCATGATCGCTACAAAAGGTGCTCCTGATGAATTGTTGAAACGTTGCACGCACATCATCAAAGCTGGCGTCATTTCACCAATCACAGAAGCTGACAGAAACGCAATCCTGGACACAAACCACAGCTTGGCTATCCAAGCATTGCGCGTATTGGCGATGGCATTCAAAAACGTCGCTGCTGTACCTGCAAAAATGACGACTGAAGCAGTCGAAACGGACTTAGTCTTTGCCGGTCTGATCGGTATGATCGACCCAGAGCGTCCGGAAGCAAAAGAAGCAATCGCTCAAGCCCAAAAAGCGGGTATCCGTACAGTCATGATCACTGGTGACCACAGAGACACTGCATCTGCTATCGCAACGCGTTTAGGTATTTTGAATGAGAACTCTTCTGCTAAAGCAGTCATCACGGGTGCTGAATTGAATGATATCTCTGATGATGATTTCTTGCGCACGGTTCAAAACTACTCTGTATACGCTCGTGTTTCTCCTGAGCACAAAGTACGTATCGTTAAAGCTTGGCAAGATCAAGGTAAAGTTGTTGCCATGACTGGTGACGGTGTAAACGATGCTCCTTCATTGAAACAAGCTGACATCGGTATCGGTATGGGTATCACAGGTACGGAAGTATCTAAAGGCGCTTCCGATATGGTATTGGCTGATGATAACTTCGCAACAATCGTTCACGCGGTTGAAGAAGGACGTAAAGTTTTCGCAAACATCCAAAAAGCGGTTCAATACTTGCTTTCCGCTAACTTGGGTGAAGTATTAACATTGTTCATCGCAACTGTTTTGGGATGGCAGATCCTTGAGCCAATCCACTTATTGTGGATCAACTTGGTTACTGACGTATTCCCTGCTATCGCTTTAGGTTTGGAAGAAGCTGAGAAAGATGTTATGGAACAAGCGCCTCGTGGCCGTTCTTCCAACTTCTTCTCGAACGGCGTATTCGCCAGCATGATCTACCAAGGTATCTATGAAGGTGGGATCACCTTGTTCGTATTCTGGTTGGCAACTGGTTACTATGGCTTTGAACTGCACATCGGTGAAGCTATGGCCTTCTTGACATTAGGATTCATCCAATTGTCGCATGCCTTCAACTGTAAATCAGTATTCAAATCATTGTTCTCGGTCAACCCGTTCGGCAATAAAATGTTCAACTATGCAATCTTGCTGTCGTTAGCATTGATGCTGATGGTGGCATTCACACCTGGATTGAACAGAATCTTCGGCATCTACGACATGACTGGCCAACAATGGATGATCGTTGTAGCAGCTGCATTGTCAGTTATCCCATTCGTAGAGATTATGAAAGCAATCTTACGTGCTGTCGGATATGACAAAAAAGTGAACCAAATCAAAGAATAA